From Kitasatospora sp. MAP12-44:
CCGACTCCCACAGCCGCCCGAGCCTGGCCTTGGCCTGCGCTCGGGCGGCCTCGTCGCCGTCGAGGTCGCGGCCGAGCGGAGAGGGTTCACAGGCGACTGCGCAGCATCCCGGCGACAGGCGCCGGACGGCCTCGGAAGCGGCCAGGGCGCCGATGCCGAATCCACGGTATTCGGCTGCGAGTTGGACGTGTTCCATGACGAGCAGGTCTCCGACCGGCAGTTCGATGTGGTCCTCGAACCGGGTGGACCAGTTGAGCCCGGCCTTCCTGGTGGTGTGGGGGTCGATGACCGCCGCGACGGCCTTCTCGACGTCCGCGGAGTAGGCGTCGGCTGCCCTCCATGCGGAGTGCCGTGTGTGGTTGCGGATCCGCACGAAGCTCATGGAGCCGATGGTCGCCTCGGTCTCGCCGTGGTTGCAGCCGCCCGGATCGCTGCAGGTCTCGGTGAGGTAGCAGGTGATGTCGACCTGCCACTGCTCGATGGTGTCCTCGTAGCCGAGCGGGACGGCGGGGTGCTCGAGGCTGTAGTGGAGGCTGATGTCACCGCCGCCGAAGGCGAGTTCGTTGGCGGGGCGGCGCGGGGTGTAGGTCATCGCTGTCCTTGGGCTGCTGGCCGTGTTGCACGGTGTGGAGGTCGTCGGCTTGCGGTGGTCGCGCCGGCTTCGGTGGCGCGTGGGCTGTTCGTGGTGTCCGGGCGCGGCGCCCGGACCCACTGGTGCCGGGGCTACTTGATCTGGATGTCGAGCAGGGCGGTGGCGTCGGTGATGCGCTGGCGGCACTGGCCGAGGTCGTGGCCGGTGACGACCAGGTAGCACACGCGCAGGTCCCCGGGGCTGTCGTCGGCCTGCGTGCCGAGGTCGTCGCCGGTCTTCCGCAGCCAGACCAGGCGCTCCAGCCATGGGAGTTCGGTGAGGTCGCCGTGGAACTGGGCTCGGGTGAGGCGGCCGGGGCGGGGTGCGGTGGGGAAGGACAGAGCCGTGGTGCGGGACCAGTTCGGGGAGAGGTCGGGCTCCTGGCCGCGTGCGATGGCCGCTGCGGCGGCCGGCAGGTCGATGCCGGTCGCCTCGAAGACCAGGTGCGGGACGAGGTCATCGCCCAGGCGCGCGTTCACGTCGATCAGGCGCGGGCCACGCTTGGTCATGGCGATCTGGACGTGCGAGATGCCGTTGGCGATGCCCAGCGCGTCCAGGGCGGCCTGGGCGAGGGGCCCGGCCTCGGCGAGCAGCGGGTCGTCGGCGGTGACGCTGAAGCCGAGCGCCGAGAACTGGGGCTGGGGGCCGACGGCCTTGCGGGCGAGGGCGACGGCGGTGGTGACACCGCGAGTGGTGACGCACTGCACCGCCACCTCGGGGCCACTCAGGTACTCCTCGACCAGGACGCCCCGGCCCTCGCGGCCCTGGCCGTCGGCGTAACGGGCGGCGTAGGCGTACGCGGCGGGCAGTTCGTCGGCGTTGTCGGCCTTGACGACGCCCAGACCGTGGCGGTGGGCGACCGGCTTGAGGACGACGGGGAAGCCGATGTTCTCGGCGGCGTCCTGGGCGCTGGCCAGGGAGGAGGCCCGTTCGGAGGCGGCCGACGGGACGCCGGCGGCCGACCAGACGGCGCGGGCGACGGCCTTGTTGCGGCAGGCGACGGCGGTGGCCGAGCTGTTGCCCGGCAGACCGAGGTCGGCGGCGACGTGGGCTGCGGGCACGAGCAGGAACTCGTCCCGGGTGAGCACCCCGTCGATGCGGTGGCGGGCGGCCAGGCGCGCGACGGCCGCGCGCAGGTCCTTCAGGTCGAGGGGGTCGGCGATCTCGTGGTCGCTCAGGTGGGCCAGCTCCCAGGTCGGCGCGTGCGGGGCGATGAGGGCGACCGGATACGACTGGGCGATCTGGCCGAGGCAGTACTCGCCGTCGGCGCCGGCGTCGGTGGTGATGACGATCAGGACACCATCTGTCATACGGTGCAAATCTCCAGAGTCCAGGCGGGAAAAGGGGATCGGGAAAGAGAAGGAGGATCAGGTCGTCTGGGGGGCAGCGCGGCTGGACCGGCCGACCGCACGGGCTCGGGGGGCGTGCAGGACGAGCAGCGTGCCGACGACTGCCCAGATCAGCACCTGCGTCGCGGGTGTCAGCAGCGCCGGCACCGCGCGGGTGGGCACCGCGGCCACCACAAGCCCCGCCGCGGACACCGCAGCGAGCAGCACCGCGCCAGCCTGCAGCGCTGGCCGCCTGGCGAATCGCAGGTCGGCGCAGGTCGCCGACAACGCCACGGCGCACACGCCCTCGGCGGCCGTGAAGGCTGCGAGGGCCGCCGTGCAGGAGCTCACCGTGGTGGTGAGTGCGGCGGCGGTGCCGGCCGCGCAGGTCAGCACGGCGGCGGCGAGAGCGAGCCGGTACGGGCCGAGCAGGGCAAGCAGGCGCCGAGCCACGACGGCGGCGCTCTGGCCGGCGGCGACCGCCACCGTCCAGACCAGGTCGACGGCCACGGCCTGCCGGTGCCCGTGCCCGGTGACAGTGACGAGCGCGGCTGCCGCGAGCACGCTGGTGGCGGCCGTCACGGCGGTGAGCGCCACTCCAAGGCGGGCGACTGCCCCGCCCGTGATGCGCACCCCGGTCGCGGGCCCGGGCACCGCACCCCGCCGCACAGCCGCGGGTCCGGGCAGCCACATCGGCTGGACGCCCGCCGTGGCGAGCGAGACGGCCGAGAGGATGGCGGCGGTGGCCAGCAGCAGCGCGGGGCCGGCCAGCAGCAACGCGCAGGCCATCGCCGGGCCGGCCACAGCGGCCAGCTGGTCGATCAGGTCCAGGCGCCGCTGGACGTGCCGGCCCTGGTGGTCGGCGCGCCGCACGGCCTCCGCATCCAGGCGGCTGGCGGCCAGCACGCCGACCGGAGAGGCCGCTGCGGCGAGCGTGCCGAAGCCCAGGAGGACGGCGAGGTGGCCGCCCGGGGCGAGCGCGGTCATGGCGGCCAGCACCGTCACCAGGCGCACCGCGCCGACCGTCTGGGTGGCCCGGTAGGGGCCGTGGCGGTCGACCATCGGTGCGGCCAAGGTGCCGGCGAGCAGGCGGAGCGTCCACTCTGCGCCCAGCGCCACAGCGGCCCACGCCGGGGCGTGTGTGGCGGCGAGCACCGCCAGCGGCAGCGTGTAGGTGACGACCGAGCCCGCGAGCGCCTCTCCGGCGCGCAGCAGGTAGCAGCGCGCGTACCAGTCCCGCCCCCGGCTCGCGAGGGCGTGCTCGGCGCCGGTCGCCACGCTGGTCGGCGCGTCGGGTGCGTCCGTGAACGGGAACATCGCTCTCCTGGGGGACGGGGTGATGGTGGCAGGGCTGGTGCGCCTGCCGGCGGAGCCTCCAAGGGCGTCCGCCGGCAGGCGAGATGACCCAGCATCCGGATCGAGCGGCCGTTTTAAAACGGCCACCTGCCGTGGTAGAAGCCGCCGCGAAGGCCCGTGGAAGGGCCTAGCGGCGCGGGCGGCGAGCCGTCTCGGACACCGGCGCGGGCTGTCCGGACGGCGGCCGTACTGGGCCGACTGTGGGCCGCGTCGCGGCCGGAGCAGACGGCGCGGACGGCGCGGCCGACAGTTTCGCCAGCCGCCGCACCCGCCAGACCATGACTGCGGCCACCGAGTCCGCGCTGCCCAGCTCCCTTTGCTCCTTGGCCTGTTGGAGGAGGTCGGCTGGGTCGTAGCCTGCTGCTTCCGCTTCGGCGAGGGTCGCGGCGAGCGCGTCGAAGCCCTCGTCCGCGGGCAACTGGTCGCCCCGGTGGACGTGCTCGCGCACCAGGGCGGCGTGGCGCTCGCGCACCGCTGGGGGCAGGCTTCGTCCGCGGGTGGCCATCGCGGCCATCGGCCGGGCGGCCACGGTGGCATACGCCTGGCGAAGGTGGGCTGCTGCGGCCTGGGCGGCTTCGGCCTGCTGAGCGTGTCCGCGGGCCGCGTTCCAGCGGCTGGCGGCGATGGCGAGCAGGACCAGGGTGGACAGCAGCATGGCGGTCACACCGCCGTCCTCGCCGCGGCTCTGCGCGTAGCCACTGTTCAGCAGTTGGCGCGCGGCCGAGCGGACCGCGGTGTTGTCGGCCCGCTCCGCACGTACGTGGGATCGCGCTGCGCGCTCGAAGGCCCGTGCGGCTGCTCGCAGTTGTGCCCGGGTGTCGGCCGGGGCCTTGAGCACCAGGACGTCGAGGACCTCGCTCGCGCCGACCAGCTGGGCGGCGCTCTCCTCGTCGTTGTCGCCGTCCAGGACGCGGGTGGCCCGATCGACCACGGCTGCCGCGTCGCGGCGAGCCCGCGCGGCACGCGAGCCGGGTACCCGCCGGATGCCGTCGGCCGACCCGTCGGCCTCCTGGGCCGGCTGGTCGGCGGTCCCGCCGGCCATGCGCTTGCGGATCCTGGGCAGCGAGAGGTCCGGTGCGAGCTTGGAGCCCGGGTAGTAGACCGGATCGCCTGCGGCGTTGCGGTCCTCAGGGTCGGCGACCGAGTACCCGAGGAGGTCCCCGCTCGGGGCGAGGCGCTTGTTCACCAGCAGGCCGGCCGCCGCGAGGCGGTCGAAGAACTCCTGCTCGTCCTTGGCGCCGGCCACCGCCTGGCGGACCTTGTCGCGCAGCTCCAGGCGTACCGGCTCCGGCCGGCCGAGCCGTTCGGCCTTGTGCATCTCCGCGCTGGTCGGCCGCTTGGCCGCCGTCTTGTCGCCCTTCTTGACCCGGCGCAGACCCCATTGCCGCTCGATCTCGCGGCACTCGGCCTGGGCGCGGTCGGCGTCTTTGTACAGCCGCGGCTGCTTGAGATCACCGCGCACGACGGTCGCCATGATGTGGATGTGGTCATCCGCGTGGCGCACCGCGATCCAGCGGCAGCCGTCCGGGTCACCGGGCACGGCGATACCGGCGGCTGCGACCACTCGGCGGGCGACCTCGGCCCACTCCTCGTCGCTCAGCATCCGGTCGTCTGCGTCGGCGCGGACGGGGCAGTGCCACACGTGCTTCTTCGGCTTGCGGGAGCCGAGTTGGTTGACCCTCAGATCCAGTGCCGCTTCGAGCTGCTTGAGGTTCGCGTACGGGTCGCGGCCCGGATCGGGCGCGAAGCCGTCCCAGGACGCGACGATGTGCGGATCGGTGTGCTCGTCGTGCTTGCCCGGCCCATAGAGGTAGACGAGCAGCCCGTACGTGCGTGAGCCTCGGCGGACCTTGGGTATCAGTTCACCTCACCTGCCGACCAGTTGGGCACCGGCAGCGTCCACGCCGACCACCGCCTTGCGGATCGCGGCCAGGACGGTGTCCAACTCGCCGTATCGCGGGTATCCGCCGGCGTTCAGCTGGAAGGCAACCTGGTTGAGATTGTTGCCGACCCGGGCAAGGTGGGCACGGGCTGCGGCGAGCTCGTCGACCGCACGGTCGAGGCGGTCTTGCGGGTCGGCGTCGGCACTCAGGCCGCGGGCGGCATTCAAGGTGCTGGTCGCGACGAATCGCGACACAGTCTGCACGCGGGCACTCGCGGCGACAACGATCTCGGCATGCTCAATGGCGTTGAAGCGCACAGTCAGTCGGTGCGCGCGCTGCGTCTGCTCGCGGCTGCGGCGGCGGGGTTGGCGCGCAGGCGGCGCGGCGGGGTCGGGAGCGGTCTGCTCAGTGGTCGTCGTCTTCTCCTCCCTCCAGTCCACCCGGAGCCCCCTGGCTCCGGGTGGCCGTTGTCGGATCGAGCGCCCCCGCTCGATCCGACAACGGCCTGCCCTCGCCCCTCTGGGCGAGGGCCAAACGCCTGGGACTGCCCGTAGGGCAGCCCCAGGCAATAACTTGCTCCGCCGAAGGTGGCAAGCGGTCAGGCCCCCAACCGCCGGTCAGGGGCCTGACGAAGGGCAGCGATCAGGCCGCGGTCTCCAGCTCGAGCCGCACGTCGAGCAGCACGTCCATCGCGTACTCCACCGCCTCAAGTGGCGTCTCCAGCACGAACTTCGGTCCGCGGGCGGCTCGGCGCACCAGCCAGCTGCCGTCGCTCGCACCCTCGGCGCTGTGGAGCAGGCCCTGGGCGAGCAAGAGGCCCATCAGCGCGTCGGAGTGCGGGATTTCGGGCTTGTTGCGGGTCATTTCGGTTCCTTCAGGGCGGAGTTCAGTGAGGATCTGGGCGAGAGTTCAGGCCCGTTTGTCGGTTGTCGACGTTTCAGCGACGGGCAGGTGGAGGTTTGGACTCGGCGTCCTTCAGCGCGGCCAGGACCTGTCCCAGCGCCTTGTTGTTGATGCCGACGCCCTCGTCCTTGAAGCCGGCGCGGAGCACATCGCGCGTGACCCGCCCCTCCGCCTCGGCAGCGGCCTTGCGGGCGATCGGCAGAAGCGCCTTGAGGTCCTTGTCGGACAGTGAGCGCTTCGGGACGGGTTCGGGACGGTCCCCGGTCCCGGTCCCCACCCCCGCGGCGGTCCCTATCGGCGGGACGGTCCCCGTCCGTACCGGCGGGACGGTCCCCGGACTCGGTCCAGTCCCGGTCCCCGACGGCGGAACGGTCCCCGCCCCCGGAGGCAGAACGGTCCCCACGCCTGTGCCCACCACGGTCCCCGTCGGCGGGACGGTCCCCGTCCGTACCGGCGGGACGGTCCCCGGACTCGGTCCAGTCCCGGTCCCCGACGGCGGAACGGTCCCCGTCCCCACCCCTGCAGCGGTCCCCGTCGGCGGCGCAGTCCCCGTCCGTACCGGCGGGACGGTCCCCGGACTCGGTCCAGTCCCGGTCCCCGACGGCGGAACGGTCCCCGCCCCCACCCCTGCAGCGGTCCCCGTCGGCGGCGCAGTCCCCGTCCGTACCGGCGGGACGGTCCCCGGACTCGGTCCAGTCCCGGTCCCCGACGGCGGAACGGTCCCCGCCCCCACCCCTGCAGCGGTCCCCGTCGGCGGCGCAGTCCCCGTCCGTACCGGCGGGACGGTCCCCGGACTCGGTCCAGTCCCGGTCCCCGACGGCGGAACGGTCCCCGCCCCCGGAGGCAGAACGGTCCCCACGCCTGTGCCCACCACGGTCCCGCCCAGAATCCCGGCTCCGGACCGAACGGTCCCTTGGCCCGGCGGAATCGCCGTCCCCGACGGCGGCACGGTCCCCGTCCCCGTTGTGCTGCTCAGTCCAGTCCCCGCCAGCCCGACGCCACCTGGCCCGCTGCCGGGAACGGTCCCCAGCCCGGTCCCCAACGGCGGCACGCTCCCGAGAACGGTCCCGGTCCCCGATAGCCCTGTGATGCCCGGTGCGGTCCCCGTCCCCGTCCCAGGCAGCAGCGGCGCGATCGAGGTCCCTCCTCCGGTTTGCAGCGCCGGAGGCGTTGGCGGGGTAGGCGTACCGAACGGACCTTGCAGTTCGGGCGCTGCCCGGTCCGCTGCCTTCAAGTGGTCGCGGCCGACCGTGTGGTCCCGACCAGCTTCGAGCGCCATCGTGCGGCGCGTTCGGAACAGCCAAGCGCGGACCGTCCCCGAACGGTGCTGAACGTCGGGCTCGCCTGTGGTCTCCGCTGCTACCTCCTGTTCCGGCCGGCTCCCACGCTTGGGGGCGTGGCGGGCCATGACGATGTAGAGGTGTACCGCGCCGCCGAGGGCGAGTGGTGCCAGGGTGCTCAGGAACCCGACGGCCGTGTTCGGCAACCGCAGCCCCTGATTGAGGCTGGTTTGTTCGTTGAGACGGACGGCGTGCAGGGCGTTGGCCCAGATGCTGGTGGAGGTGGCCCCCGTGAAGAGGGACCAGGCGTAGGCGCGGGCCTGCCAGGGAGCCTCACGCAGGACGAGGAGGGCGCGGACACCGTAGGCGATGAATCCGTCGATGACCGCCGGGAAGAGGTAGGTGAGGGGTCCTCGGACGTGCATGGCTACGGCCATCTGCTGCAGCGCGTCGTAGGACAGGACTGCTCCGACCGTGCCGAGTATGCCGATGGCTGCGGCGTCCCAGCCGGAGATCTGGCGTGTGGTGTCGTCCTGGCTCACGCGGCCACCGCCGTCAGCGCGGTGAGCTGCTCGGCCATCCGCCGTTCGTCGGGGTACGCCGTCGGATTGGCCGCCAGCCTGGGCCGGACGTCGCGCATCCGCTCGAGGGCGTACTTGCGCGAGATCCCGAGTGTGGGGGCCCAGAGCTGGGCTGGGGTGCCGGTCAGCGCTGCGACGATGACGACCGACTCGCGTTCCTTGGTGGACAGGTGTACGTATTCGCCGTCGAGGGCGGCGAGTACGCGCTGTTCCTCGGTGCGGTCGTTGTCGCCCTCTTCGTGCTGGAGGTGGCGCTCGGCCTCGGTGAGGCCACCGCGGATGCCGTGTCGGTCGCCCCGTTCCAGCGCGTCCGTGAGGCATTCACTCGCCACGGGGCAGCCGGCGCACACGCGCTTGGCTTCGGCGATGTGTCGCAGGCCGCGTGGCAACGGGTAGAAGGTGTCGGGCTCGGGGTGGCCGGCGCAGGCCGCGCGGGTCATCCAGACCGGGTCCGGCATCCGGTTGTGGGCAGGGGTCAGCTCGGTGACGGTCAAGGTGGTGCTTTCGTGTCGTCCTGCGGGCACGGCGACGGGGCGGCTCGCGCAGGGCTGGGAGAGGAGCGTTCGGTGGTGTGGCCGCAGGCGGCGGCGAGGCCGGGTGCGGCGCCGGGGGTGGTTCAGGCGGCCGTGGGCGGGCGGCGGCGGTCTTCGCCGGCCAGCAGGACCCGGCGGCTCATCTCGCGCAGGCGTGAGGCGACCCGGTCGCCGACGGCACCTCGGAGGTCCGAGGTGGCCAGGTTGCTCGTCACCAGGGTCGGCAGGCGGTGCACGTAGCGGTGGTTGATCAGCCGCCAGGTCAGGTCCTCGGTGAACTCCGAGGACTTGCCGGCGCCCAGTTCGTCCAGCAGCAGCAGCGGGGTGTCCGCCAGTTCCCTGAATTCCTTCTCGGCGTCGAAGTTGGGGCGCGGGCGCATGAGGGCGTGCAGGTCGGGGCTGGTGATGGCCCGCCAGCGCAGGCGCACGCCCTCGGCGAGCAGGAGTCGGATCGCGCCGTACGCCTGGTACGTCTTGCCGGTGCCGGTCGGGCCGACCAGCATCAGCGAGGTCGCCTGGGCGATGCCCGGCTGGCCGGCCGGGCCGCGGCGGGCGGCCCGCTTGACCTCGTCCACCCAGGCGACGACCTGGGGGTGGTCGGCGAGGGCGTCCTGGTAGAGGGCCGGGATGCGGGCGGCGGCCAACTCCAGGGCCAGCAGACGGTCCTGCGGCTCGGGGTGCATCTCGGCCAGCCGGTCGGGGTCGAGGTTGCGGCGCAGGAGGATGCGGCGCAGGACGCCGTCGACGCGCTTGGGGTCTGCCATGGTCACAGCTCCTCGGCGTAGGCGTCGGCGGTCGGGTTGGTCCACGCCTGGTGGCGTGGCGCACCGCGGGTCGTCCCCTGGGCGCCGGCGGTGCCGTTGAGGGCCTCGTTGACCATGTCAGGCAGGAGAGCGGGGCTCTTCGGGTTGGCGTGGTAGCGCAGCAGGCCGGCCCAGATCTCGTCCGGGGTGAAGCCGTCGGCCAGGAGGTCCTTGGTTTCCTTGCCGAGGCGGGCGAGGGTCTTGCTCGCCGGGCGCCTCGCGCAGAGCTTCACGTACTGGGCCACGAGACGATCAGCAGAGGGAGCCGGGGGCGCGGCGAAGCCGTCCCCGTTAGGGGTAGATCCAGGATCCTTGATCCTGGATCCAGGCACGAGCTTCTCCCGAGGACTCCGGAGAGGTTCCAGAGACAGGCTCTGACCTGTGGTTTTATCCGTTTCAGGTGCTGCGGGTCGCTCCTCGACGCTTCGGTGCTCCTCCGCGCGGATCGGGACCTGGGGCGTCGCACCGGTGGGGGTGTCCGCGGACAGCGGGCGGTTTTCCGTCGGCCTCCGGAAGTTCTCCGGAGCCGGGCCAGTGCAGTGCTTCTGCTTGCAGCCGCCGCACTCCTGGGCGACCTGGTGCTCGGGGCAGGCCGGGAGTCTGGACGCGGCGGGGTGGGAGATCTTCTGGTGCTTGTCCCAGGTGACGATGTGCAGGTAGCGCTTGCCGTCGCAGCCGGTGTACCGGCAGACCAGGTTCCGCTCGGCGAGATGACGGAGGTCGTCCTCGACCCCTTCCGGGGTCTGCTCGGTCCGGGTGATCCACAGAGTGCCGTAGATGATGCGGGCGTTGTCTCGGTGGCGGCCCCGGTCGTCGGCCTGGGTGAACAGGCCGATGAAGGTACGTTCGGCGGTCAGAGACACGGAAGCCACGTCGTCGGAGTTGAAGAACTCCGGCTTGACAGTACGGATGCGGGACACGGTCAGCACCCCACCGCGTCCGCGAGGGGCACGGCAGCGAGCATGCCGGTGGCCAGGTCGAGTTCGTGGGCGTGCCGCCAGTCCACGCGGGGGAACTCCGCCGCGATCCAGCGGGCGAAGGCCCTTCTTGTTCGCAGCTTGAGCGGGACGTAGGTATCGGTACTGTCGAAGGCTTGCGCTGTGAACGGGCTTCCGGGGCCGGATATCGTGATGCGCATCACGTGAGCGCCCGGTGCCATCGCCCGCAGGCATTCGGCCAGCGACGTTGCAGTATGTGCGTCGAGAACGGCTTCGTTTCGGGGCAGCACGGCGGATTCGCCGACCACCTCAGCCCCGTCTCTGACTGTACGCAGAGGCGTAGACATGTAACACTCCTCATAGCTAGGAGCAGGTCGGCGTCGCTCGTCCAAAAGTTCAGCCGGTCTGCTTCAGGTGTGATTCCGTGCCTTTCAGGGCGCGCGCGACGTGGCGTCTGGGAGTTCCAGCTCCCAGGCGCCGTTGTCGTGTTCGGCACTGACGACGACGGGTACGACGTACGCTGTCTGTTCTTCTCTCCTGCCGTGGGGCCCGTTCTTCTGGCAACCGGGCGCACGA
This genomic window contains:
- a CDS encoding ATP-grasp domain-containing protein, which translates into the protein MTDGVLIVITTDAGADGEYCLGQIAQSYPVALIAPHAPTWELAHLSDHEIADPLDLKDLRAAVARLAARHRIDGVLTRDEFLLVPAAHVAADLGLPGNSSATAVACRNKAVARAVWSAAGVPSAASERASSLASAQDAAENIGFPVVLKPVAHRHGLGVVKADNADELPAAYAYAARYADGQGREGRGVLVEEYLSGPEVAVQCVTTRGVTTAVALARKAVGPQPQFSALGFSVTADDPLLAEAGPLAQAALDALGIANGISHVQIAMTKRGPRLIDVNARLGDDLVPHLVFEATGIDLPAAAAAIARGQEPDLSPNWSRTTALSFPTAPRPGRLTRAQFHGDLTELPWLERLVWLRKTGDDLGTQADDSPGDLRVCYLVVTGHDLGQCRQRITDATALLDIQIK
- a CDS encoding mobilization protein, which codes for MLSDEEWAEVARRVVAAAGIAVPGDPDGCRWIAVRHADDHIHIMATVVRGDLKQPRLYKDADRAQAECREIERQWGLRRVKKGDKTAAKRPTSAEMHKAERLGRPEPVRLELRDKVRQAVAGAKDEQEFFDRLAAAGLLVNKRLAPSGDLLGYSVADPEDRNAAGDPVYYPGSKLAPDLSLPRIRKRMAGGTADQPAQEADGSADGIRRVPGSRAARARRDAAAVVDRATRVLDGDNDEESAAQLVGASEVLDVLVLKAPADTRAQLRAAARAFERAARSHVRAERADNTAVRSAARQLLNSGYAQSRGEDGGVTAMLLSTLVLLAIAASRWNAARGHAQQAEAAQAAAAHLRQAYATVAARPMAAMATRGRSLPPAVRERHAALVREHVHRGDQLPADEGFDALAATLAEAEAAGYDPADLLQQAKEQRELGSADSVAAVMVWRVRRLAKLSAAPSAPSAPAATRPTVGPVRPPSGQPAPVSETARRPRR
- a CDS encoding WhiB family transcriptional regulator, translated to MTVTELTPAHNRMPDPVWMTRAACAGHPEPDTFYPLPRGLRHIAEAKRVCAGCPVASECLTDALERGDRHGIRGGLTEAERHLQHEEGDNDRTEEQRVLAALDGEYVHLSTKERESVVIVAALTGTPAQLWAPTLGISRKYALERMRDVRPRLAANPTAYPDERRMAEQLTALTAVAA
- a CDS encoding ATP-binding protein; translated protein: MTMADPKRVDGVLRRILLRRNLDPDRLAEMHPEPQDRLLALELAAARIPALYQDALADHPQVVAWVDEVKRAARRGPAGQPGIAQATSLMLVGPTGTGKTYQAYGAIRLLLAEGVRLRWRAITSPDLHALMRPRPNFDAEKEFRELADTPLLLLDELGAGKSSEFTEDLTWRLINHRYVHRLPTLVTSNLATSDLRGAVGDRVASRLREMSRRVLLAGEDRRRPPTAA